The following proteins are co-located in the Vidua macroura isolate BioBank_ID:100142 chromosome 29, ASM2450914v1, whole genome shotgun sequence genome:
- the LOC128820518 gene encoding claw keratin-like, protein MSCSSLCVPSCGVATPAPLADTCNEPCVRQCPDSTVVIQPPASVVTFPGPILSSFPQQSAVGSAGAPYVGAGSGGAFGSRAGYGALGGYGGYGGWGYGSRGGYGGWGYGGRGGYGGWGCGGWGYGGLGGYGGYGSCGYGGWSSGHRYLNGNCWPC, encoded by the coding sequence atgtcctgctccagcctgtgtgtccccagctgcGGGGTGGCCACCCCGGCCCCTCTGGCTGACACCTGCAACGAGCCCTGCGTGCGGCAGTGCCCCGACTCCACGGTGGTCATCCAGCCCCCGGCCTCGGTGGTCACCTTCCCCGggcccatcctcagctccttcccgcAGCAGAGCGCCGTGGGCTCGGCCGGAGCTCCCTATGTGGGAGCCGGCTCCGGGGGCGCCTTTGGAAGCCGTGCGGGCTACGGGGCCCTTGGGGGCTATGGAGGTTATGGAGGCTGGGGCTATGGAAGCCGTGGTGGCTACGGGGGTTGGGGCTATGGAGGCCGTGGGGGCTACGGGGGCTGGGGTTGTGGAGGCTGGGGCTATGGAGGCCTTGGGGGCTATGGGGGCTATGGGAGCTGTGGCTACGGCGGCTGGAGCAGTGGCCACCGCTACCTGAATGgcaactgctggccctgctaa